From a region of the Mus pahari chromosome 12, PAHARI_EIJ_v1.1, whole genome shotgun sequence genome:
- the LOC110329850 gene encoding olfactory receptor 19: MELKNDSQISKFILLGISEDPLWQPFLFGLFLFMYLVTLLGNLLIIIATITDSHLHTPMYFFLSNLSFADICFTSASIPKMLVNIQTKNKVITYEGCISQVFFFILFGVLDNFLLAVMAYDRYVAICHPLHYMVIMNRRLCGFLVLGSWVTTALNSLLQSSMALRLSFCTDLKIPHFVCELNQLVLLACNDTFPNDMVMYFAAILLGGGPLAGILYSYSKIVSSIRAISSSQGKYKAFSTCASHLSVVSLFYSTLLGVYLSSSFTQNSHSTARASVMYSVVTPMLNPFIYSLRNKDLMGALRTLFGRKS, encoded by the coding sequence ATGGAGTTGAAAAATGACTCacaaatttcaaaatttattctCCTGGGAATTTCAGAGGATCCTCTATGGCAACCCTTCCTTTTTGGACTATTTTTGTTCATGTACCTAGTCACTCTGCTTGGGAACCTGCTCATTATCATTGCCACCATTACAGATTCCCATCTTCACAcgcccatgtacttcttcctttccaacctGTCCTTTGCTGACATCTGCTTTACTTCTGCTAGCATCCCAAAGATGCTAGTGAACATACAGACAAAGAACAAGGTGATAACCTATGAAGGTTGCATTTCCCAAGTATTCTTTTTCATACTATTTGGAGTTTTGGATAACTTTCTTCTAGctgtgatggcctatgaccgATATGTGGCAATTTGTCACCCTCTGCACTATATGGTCATCATGAACCGCCGCCTCTGTGGATTCTTAGTTTTGGGGTCCTGGGTCACAACAGCATTGAATTCCTTGCTGCAAAGTTCAATGGCACTGCGACTGTCCTTTTGTACAGACTTGAAAATTCCCCACTTTGTTTGTGAGCTTAATCAACTGGTACTACTTGCCTGTAATGACACCTTTCCTAATGACATGGTGATGTACTTTGCAGCTATACTGCTGGGTGGTGGTCCTCTTGCTGGCATTCTTTACTCTTATTCTAAGATAGTTTCCTCCATACGTGCAATCTCATCATCACAGGGGAAGTACAAGGCATTCTCCACCTGTGCATCCCACCTCTCAGTTGTTTCATTATTCTATTCTACACTCTTGGGTGTGTATCTTAGTTCTTCTTTCACACAAAACTCACACTCAACTGCACGTGCATCTGTTATGTACAGTGTGGTCACCCCCATGTTGAACCCATTCATCTACAGTCTGAGGAATAAGGACCTAATGGGAGCTCTGAGAACACTCTTCGGAAGGAAGTCATGA